The following proteins are co-located in the Polystyrenella longa genome:
- a CDS encoding dipeptidase: protein MDRRTFLCSTAALTAATSALSAQTTSASDDVAELNPVQALTERLPPRMQHVREVALNMLKPSASELEQGLQLHADSLVFDSYSFAPRAAVDGDAIAAAIEAGASHSEVEEMREDMMMTRFVSNLAEQQEYLNAWRVSGVTSIFQNAGQEGQDPLRLLKRLARFTYATDILKDYVSKAAVPADVEAAKAAGKHCLYMTGNGVPLAQQWISIPEELQYVRIFYELGIRMMHLTYQRRNMIGDGCGEKSDAGLSDFGREAIAEMNRVGIIPDCAHSGWRTSREAAEVSGKPVVASHSTAGGIYPHFRSKPDDVVKAIVDSGGYVGICCIPRYLRGKGDLTTMLDHVDYIAKKFGVDHVAIGTDIAWTSQYAGEENRKIPKRPRSREPFRSLWPSDDYKTTSEATDSLSWINWPLYTVGLLQRGYSEEDIRKIIGGNVMRVAKETIQISES from the coding sequence ATGGACCGCCGCACCTTTCTGTGCTCGACGGCAGCACTGACTGCAGCCACATCGGCTCTCTCTGCACAAACCACTTCTGCCAGTGACGACGTTGCTGAGCTTAATCCGGTCCAGGCATTAACCGAACGACTTCCACCACGGATGCAGCACGTTCGTGAAGTGGCGTTGAATATGTTGAAACCTTCCGCGAGCGAGTTGGAACAGGGCCTGCAGTTGCATGCAGATTCACTGGTGTTCGATTCGTACTCGTTCGCTCCTCGTGCTGCAGTGGATGGAGACGCGATAGCGGCCGCGATCGAAGCCGGTGCTTCCCATAGCGAAGTCGAAGAGATGCGGGAAGATATGATGATGACCCGCTTCGTCAGTAATCTGGCCGAGCAACAAGAGTACCTGAATGCGTGGCGAGTCTCGGGTGTTACCTCGATATTTCAGAATGCGGGACAGGAAGGACAGGATCCTCTACGTTTACTCAAACGTCTTGCCCGATTTACTTACGCGACCGATATCTTGAAAGACTATGTTTCGAAAGCTGCTGTACCCGCCGATGTCGAAGCGGCCAAAGCCGCCGGAAAACATTGTCTCTACATGACCGGCAATGGAGTTCCTCTGGCGCAGCAATGGATCTCGATTCCTGAAGAACTCCAATACGTTCGGATTTTCTACGAACTTGGTATCCGAATGATGCACCTGACGTATCAACGTCGGAACATGATTGGCGATGGATGCGGTGAAAAAAGTGATGCCGGTCTGAGTGACTTCGGTCGCGAGGCCATTGCGGAAATGAACCGGGTTGGCATTATTCCCGACTGTGCGCACAGTGGATGGCGTACGAGTCGCGAAGCGGCTGAAGTCTCGGGCAAACCGGTCGTGGCCAGCCACTCGACTGCGGGGGGGATTTATCCACACTTCCGCAGTAAACCGGATGACGTTGTAAAGGCGATCGTTGATTCCGGTGGATACGTCGGTATCTGCTGTATTCCTCGCTATCTGCGCGGAAAGGGAGACCTGACGACGATGCTCGATCATGTTGATTACATCGCGAAAAAATTCGGCGTCGATCACGTCGCCATTGGAACCGACATCGCCTGGACATCTCAATACGCTGGCGAAGAAAACCGAAAGATTCCCAAACGACCTCGCAGCCGGGAACCCTTCCGATCGTTGTGGCCCAGCGACGATTATAAAACGACTTCAGAAGCGACAGACAGCCTATCCTGGATCAACTGGCCATTATACACAGTGGGTCTACTGCAGCGCGGTTATTCCGAAGAGGACATTCGCAAGATTATCGGCGGCAATGTCATGCGGGTCGCAAAAGAGACGATCCAGATCAGCGAAAGCTAA
- a CDS encoding sugar phosphate isomerase/epimerase family protein → MATWPFNLPIKQALRAASEAGARGVLVNARTETPAREMSLSAQRDFRRYLGELTLSLTGFHFPTRHAIHDQQHLDERLSAIKQAMQFCAGMKTKVLLVDIGSLPESSESTEVELKTFHDVLTDLATLGNHIGVTPCVTPAGGSLQQLRQLLDQIGSGPVGINLDPATAVLNKQNPTEVVRLFHDRLLHVTARDATRTRDGIGQETSIGRGEVEWEEVLAVLAEVEYSGWVTVQRSSGEKPGSDMEQGIKYLKNIGIE, encoded by the coding sequence ATGGCCACGTGGCCTTTCAATCTTCCCATCAAGCAGGCATTGCGGGCCGCCTCCGAAGCGGGCGCCCGAGGTGTGCTGGTGAACGCTCGCACGGAAACTCCCGCACGCGAGATGTCCCTCTCCGCACAACGTGATTTTCGACGGTACCTGGGCGAACTGACATTGAGTTTGACTGGATTCCATTTCCCCACACGACATGCCATTCACGATCAGCAACATCTGGACGAACGTCTCAGTGCAATCAAACAAGCGATGCAGTTCTGCGCAGGGATGAAAACGAAGGTACTCCTCGTGGATATCGGTTCGCTTCCCGAGTCGAGCGAAAGTACCGAAGTGGAATTGAAGACCTTTCACGATGTTCTGACCGATCTGGCGACGTTGGGAAATCACATCGGGGTCACTCCCTGTGTGACGCCCGCGGGAGGAAGTCTGCAACAACTGCGGCAATTACTCGATCAAATCGGCTCTGGCCCAGTCGGGATCAATCTCGACCCGGCGACAGCGGTCTTGAATAAACAGAATCCGACGGAAGTTGTCCGGCTCTTTCATGACCGGCTGCTGCATGTCACGGCTCGTGATGCCACGCGGACGCGTGATGGTATCGGTCAGGAGACCTCTATCGGTCGGGGAGAGGTCGAGTGGGAAGAAGTCCTCGCAGTACTGGCTGAAGTTGAGTACTCGGGTTGGGTGACCGTCCAGCGATCCTCTGGCGAAAAACCAGGGAGCGATATGGAGCAAGGCATCAAGTACTTAAAGAACATTGGAATTGAGTGA
- a CDS encoding MoaD/ThiS family protein has translation MRVTVEYMAQIKRAAGHGREEIELPEESTLADALQLLAKSHGEPLSVMLLDATGQPINSLLLFLGQDQVRLEENPLLVDGSELTISTPISGG, from the coding sequence ATGCGGGTAACCGTCGAATACATGGCTCAGATCAAACGGGCTGCCGGCCACGGACGTGAAGAGATTGAACTTCCAGAGGAATCAACGCTCGCGGATGCGCTCCAGCTACTTGCGAAATCACACGGGGAGCCACTCTCCGTCATGTTGCTGGATGCTACCGGGCAACCGATCAATTCGCTGTTACTCTTTCTCGGGCAGGATCAGGTCCGCCTGGAAGAGAACCCATTACTGGTAGACGGTTCTGAGCTGACCATTTCCACACCCATTTCGGGTGGATAG
- the xseA gene encoding exodeoxyribonuclease VII large subunit — MSHGYDTPEEESVWSVSELTRQMKELLESNFPLVWVAGEVSSCTRARSGHIYLTLKDENSQISAVIWKGTANRLKFDLDDGLQVIAAGAVEVYQPRGSYQLIIRELIPQGMGPLELAFRQLQAKLAEEGLFAPERKKLIPRFPMRIAVVTSPTSAAVRDMLQVMSRRWPVAEIIVVPAQVQGAQAGGEIAAGLKAVESIPNVDVVIVGRGGGSLEDLWAFNEEIVARAIAACPIPVISAVGHEIDVTIADLVADRRALTPSEAGELVVPDLRDILGGVRQIENDLRSALREQAHRARMQLEALVSRPVFARPLSTVHDRTMQLDELAARLNQNAKRVVHEGGNRLQNLSRTLEALSPLNVLSRGYSVTRRPETGEIVHQSDQIGTGDRLETLIRDGILYSRVESVEKKDSMPENEA; from the coding sequence ATGTCCCACGGTTATGATACGCCCGAGGAAGAGTCGGTCTGGTCGGTATCGGAGTTAACCCGGCAGATGAAGGAACTGCTGGAGTCAAACTTTCCGCTGGTCTGGGTGGCGGGAGAAGTCTCCAGCTGCACCCGCGCCCGTTCCGGCCATATTTACCTGACCTTGAAAGATGAGAATTCCCAGATCAGTGCTGTTATCTGGAAGGGGACTGCCAACCGGCTCAAATTCGATCTGGATGATGGTTTGCAAGTGATCGCTGCGGGAGCCGTGGAGGTCTATCAACCGCGTGGATCTTACCAGCTCATCATCCGGGAACTGATCCCGCAGGGGATGGGCCCTCTGGAACTCGCGTTCCGACAGTTACAGGCTAAGCTGGCCGAAGAAGGTTTGTTCGCGCCGGAACGAAAAAAACTCATTCCTCGGTTTCCGATGCGCATTGCCGTCGTCACCAGTCCAACCAGCGCGGCGGTTCGGGATATGTTACAGGTAATGAGCCGCCGCTGGCCGGTCGCCGAGATTATAGTCGTCCCGGCTCAAGTGCAGGGTGCCCAAGCGGGGGGCGAGATCGCTGCCGGACTGAAAGCGGTCGAATCGATTCCCAATGTCGACGTCGTCATCGTCGGTCGCGGTGGGGGAAGTCTGGAGGACTTATGGGCCTTCAACGAAGAAATCGTCGCTCGCGCTATCGCCGCCTGTCCGATTCCAGTAATCAGTGCCGTCGGACACGAGATAGACGTCACCATCGCCGACCTGGTCGCCGACCGGAGGGCTTTGACTCCCAGTGAAGCGGGAGAGCTTGTGGTTCCCGATTTACGGGACATTCTCGGGGGTGTACGTCAGATTGAGAACGACTTACGCTCGGCCCTGCGAGAACAGGCTCACCGGGCTCGTATGCAACTGGAAGCCCTCGTTTCTCGGCCCGTGTTCGCCCGACCTCTGTCGACTGTGCATGATCGGACGATGCAACTGGATGAGCTGGCGGCGCGACTGAACCAGAACGCTAAACGCGTTGTCCATGAAGGGGGCAATCGATTGCAGAATCTCAGCCGAACGCTGGAAGCCCTCAGTCCGCTGAATGTGCTCAGCCGGGGGTATTCTGTCACCCGGAGACCTGAAACGGGCGAAATCGTCCATCAGTCGGACCAAATTGGGACGGGAGACCGACTGGAGACTTTGATCAGGGATGGAATTTTATATAGTCGGGTAGAGTCCGTAGAAAAAAAGGACTCGATGCCCGAAAATGAAGCCTGA
- the hisC gene encoding histidinol-phosphate transaminase, translating to MSLFRPNIDQMQGYVPGEQPQEKDWIKLNTNENPYSHSPRVAEAIEKAARSRLNVYPDPLVKSFREEASKLFNVDPDWILPANGSDENLTILVRSFVDPGEVISYAYPSYVLYESLAEIQGCPCERLLLNEDWSWDLDRVQPQVDKSKLLFVPNPNSPSGTLWDDETLIKLIPPKGILVLDQAYGDFCDSPDKGSLIKGEHGAQVVITRTLSKSYSLAGIRFGFSIAQPDLIAGMRKVKDSYNCNTLSIAAATAAMQDQEWMQKNARRIQVTRERLTLALRLLGFDVQDSQTNFVWATHPKRDHEQLYQELKARRILVRFMKFPDTINGLLTGLRITVGTDTEIDTFLEKLKEII from the coding sequence ATGAGCCTGTTTCGTCCTAATATCGATCAAATGCAGGGGTATGTTCCCGGTGAACAACCTCAGGAAAAAGACTGGATCAAGCTGAATACGAATGAGAATCCGTATTCGCATTCGCCGCGCGTCGCCGAAGCCATTGAGAAAGCGGCGCGGAGCCGACTGAACGTCTACCCCGACCCGCTCGTGAAAAGTTTCCGGGAAGAGGCGTCTAAACTATTCAACGTGGATCCCGACTGGATCCTGCCGGCGAATGGAAGTGATGAAAACCTGACGATTCTCGTTCGCAGTTTTGTGGATCCTGGTGAGGTGATCTCTTACGCCTATCCCAGCTACGTACTGTATGAATCGCTGGCGGAAATTCAGGGATGCCCGTGTGAACGATTACTGCTGAACGAGGACTGGTCCTGGGACCTGGATCGGGTACAGCCTCAGGTGGATAAGTCGAAGCTGCTGTTCGTTCCCAATCCGAATTCGCCTTCCGGCACATTATGGGATGATGAGACGCTCATTAAACTGATCCCGCCGAAGGGCATATTGGTACTGGACCAGGCTTATGGTGATTTCTGTGACTCGCCTGATAAAGGATCGCTTATCAAGGGCGAGCATGGTGCTCAGGTCGTCATCACGCGAACCTTAAGTAAGTCTTACAGCTTGGCCGGAATTCGTTTTGGATTCTCCATCGCGCAACCCGATCTAATCGCGGGAATGCGGAAAGTCAAAGACAGTTACAACTGCAATACACTCTCGATCGCAGCCGCAACTGCAGCAATGCAAGATCAAGAGTGGATGCAGAAAAACGCCCGACGAATTCAAGTGACACGCGAACGATTAACACTCGCCCTGCGCCTGCTCGGTTTCGATGTGCAAGATAGTCAAACGAATTTTGTCTGGGCGACTCATCCGAAACGGGACCACGAACAACTTTACCAGGAACTGAAGGCTCGCCGGATTCTCGTGCGTTTTATGAAGTTCCCCGATACGATCAATGGTCTT
- a CDS encoding exodeoxyribonuclease VII small subunit codes for MAKKAKDNQEESAPSFEEALTRLQDIVTDLESGEMGLETSLQRYEEGVGLIRLCYQTLEAAEQKIEILTRLDSDGDIETEPFDAESTFSQTGGEAKRRKSSVSRSKAKPKPKPDESEDDPEEDPRKLLF; via the coding sequence ATGGCGAAAAAAGCAAAAGACAATCAGGAAGAATCTGCTCCCAGTTTTGAGGAGGCACTCACCCGTTTACAGGACATCGTGACCGATCTTGAATCGGGTGAAATGGGACTGGAAACTTCCCTGCAACGCTACGAAGAAGGAGTTGGACTGATTCGTCTCTGCTATCAGACACTGGAAGCGGCGGAACAGAAGATTGAAATCCTGACTCGACTCGACTCAGACGGGGATATCGAGACAGAACCCTTTGACGCCGAATCGACTTTCAGTCAAACCGGAGGAGAGGCGAAACGACGCAAGAGTAGCGTCAGCCGTAGCAAAGCCAAGCCGAAACCCAAACCGGATGAAAGTGAAGACGACCCGGAGGAGGATCCTCGAAAACTTCTGTTTTAA
- a CDS encoding Nif3-like dinuclear metal center hexameric protein, giving the protein MTTVADLIAYFDELTPPELAESWDNVGLLIGRETATIQSMLTCLTLTPDVAAEAVKQNVDLVVSHHPILFRPVQQITTATVEGSMLLDLIESQIAVFSPHTRYDSAPSGINQQLAELLGLTHIEPLRPLEDQSVGPHSLAGAGRWGRLKTPVPFDEFVARVKELLNVPALSLSGASKEQIATVGIACGSAGEFLSDAARVGCDLFITGEARFHTAFEARELDIALLLAGHYQTERPAMELLAEKLQRKFPGVEVYSSQQEQDPFRWK; this is encoded by the coding sequence ATGACCACCGTCGCCGACTTGATTGCTTATTTCGACGAACTTACCCCGCCGGAACTCGCAGAATCCTGGGATAACGTGGGCCTGTTAATCGGTCGAGAAACCGCAACGATCCAGTCTATGCTGACCTGCCTCACGTTGACGCCCGACGTCGCTGCCGAAGCAGTGAAGCAAAACGTTGACCTCGTAGTTTCGCATCACCCGATTCTTTTCCGTCCGGTGCAGCAGATCACGACGGCAACCGTGGAAGGATCGATGCTGCTCGATTTGATCGAAAGTCAGATCGCTGTCTTCTCTCCCCATACTCGCTACGACAGTGCGCCGAGCGGCATTAACCAGCAATTGGCCGAGTTACTCGGTTTGACCCATATCGAACCCCTACGACCCCTCGAAGATCAGTCTGTCGGTCCTCACTCACTGGCAGGTGCCGGGCGCTGGGGACGCTTAAAAACGCCTGTTCCCTTTGATGAGTTTGTGGCCCGAGTCAAAGAACTGTTAAACGTTCCCGCCTTGTCGCTCTCCGGTGCATCCAAAGAACAGATCGCCACTGTAGGAATTGCCTGTGGATCTGCTGGAGAATTCCTGAGCGATGCAGCCCGAGTGGGGTGCGATTTGTTCATCACCGGGGAAGCCCGCTTTCATACTGCTTTCGAAGCGCGCGAACTCGATATCGCCTTGCTACTCGCCGGACATTATCAAACCGAACGTCCCGCGATGGAACTTCTCGCCGAAAAGCTGCAACGAAAATTCCCTGGGGTAGAAGTTTATTCCAGCCAGCAGGAACAGGATCCTTTCCGCTGGAAATAA
- a CDS encoding DUF420 domain-containing protein, with the protein MYLFAQQIADTVATETPEWVHQLPTVNAGLNGLATVLLMWGFIAIKQGKRETHKLIMLSTFGVSTAFLACYLVYHAALHHYTGSGSRAFTGTGIIRPIYFGILITHVILAMVIAVMVPITMYRGLTHQWNRHRRIAKITFPLWLYVSVTGVVIYFMLYHLG; encoded by the coding sequence ATGTATCTATTTGCCCAACAGATTGCGGACACCGTTGCTACAGAAACTCCGGAATGGGTACACCAACTGCCCACCGTCAACGCAGGACTGAACGGATTGGCAACGGTTCTGCTCATGTGGGGATTCATCGCCATTAAGCAGGGAAAACGGGAAACACACAAGTTAATCATGCTGTCGACCTTCGGGGTCTCTACCGCATTCCTGGCCTGTTATCTGGTTTACCATGCGGCTCTGCATCATTATACTGGAAGTGGTTCACGGGCATTCACAGGCACCGGAATCATCAGACCGATATACTTTGGGATTCTGATTACCCACGTCATTCTGGCAATGGTGATTGCCGTGATGGTGCCGATAACGATGTATCGAGGATTAACGCATCAGTGGAATCGACACCGACGCATTGCGAAGATTACGTTCCCGCTCTGGCTGTATGTCTCCGTCACGGGAGTCGTCATTTATTTCATGCTGTACCATCTGGGATAA
- a CDS encoding ABC transporter ATP-binding protein, with translation MLLQAKQAVKRFSTGSRNEVTAVNDVSLELAAGEFLAIQGPSGGGKSTLLLMLGGLLRPESGTIKINGRQLYELSSEERAALRATEIGFVFQQFHLIPYLTVRENVLAPGLAPRPAGKVLAHAELEQRADELINSFGLESRANHKPGELSTGERQRTALARALLFSPPLLLADEPTGNLDDENARIVLTAMKDYCAAGGGVLLVTHDARASEFADRTLTIRDGELQTENVSA, from the coding sequence ATGTTGCTGCAAGCGAAACAGGCCGTCAAACGTTTCTCGACCGGTTCCCGCAATGAGGTAACTGCTGTTAACGATGTTTCGCTCGAATTGGCTGCGGGCGAATTCCTGGCGATTCAGGGTCCGAGTGGTGGTGGAAAATCGACCCTGCTATTAATGCTGGGTGGGTTGCTGCGACCGGAAAGTGGAACGATCAAAATCAATGGACGGCAACTGTACGAACTTTCTTCCGAAGAGCGAGCGGCTCTTCGGGCGACCGAGATTGGGTTTGTCTTTCAACAGTTTCATTTGATCCCCTATCTGACGGTTCGCGAAAACGTGTTGGCCCCCGGACTCGCACCACGTCCCGCTGGGAAAGTGCTCGCTCACGCGGAACTGGAACAACGTGCGGATGAATTAATCAACAGCTTTGGTCTCGAATCGAGAGCGAATCATAAACCCGGAGAGCTAAGCACCGGCGAACGTCAGCGAACGGCATTAGCGCGAGCCCTGTTGTTCTCACCTCCCTTACTGCTGGCCGATGAGCCCACGGGAAATCTGGATGACGAAAACGCCCGGATTGTTCTCACGGCAATGAAAGATTATTGTGCCGCTGGAGGAGGAGTATTGCTGGTGACGCACGATGCACGTGCATCGGAATTTGCGGATCGAACCCTCACCATTCGGGATGGGGAACTCCAAACCGAGAACGTCTCGGCTTAA